A single window of Enterobacteriaceae bacterium ESL0689 DNA harbors:
- the cysI gene encoding assimilatory sulfite reductase (NADPH) hemoprotein subunit: MSEKYPDSHVVEGKQVDAERMKTESDYLRGTIAQDLHDPITGGFSGDNFLLIRFHGMYQQDDRDIRAERVAQKLEPRHAMMLRCRLPGGIISAKQWQAIDKFAAENTLYGSIRLTNRQTLQFHGILKKNVKPAHQMLNAVGLDSLATANDVNRNVLCTSNPFESSLHTEACAWARKISEHLLPRTHSYAEIWLDQKKSAIPDKEPILGQAYLPRKFKTTVVIPPHNDIDLHANDMNFVAIAENGKLVGFNLLIGGGLSIDHGNRKTYARTASEVGYLPLEHTLAVAEAVVTTQRDWGNRTDRKNAKTKYTLERVGLETFKAEVERRAGMTFAPIRPYTLTDRRDRIGWVKGVDNDWYLTLFIENGRILDYPGRPLKTGLLEIARVHQGEFRITANQNLVVAGVTESEKPRIDKLARDHGLLNAVTAQRENSMACVSFPTCPLAMAEAERFLPSFVDKIEAIMRQHDVADEYIVLRVTGCPNGCGRALLAEIGMIGKAPGRYNLYLGGNRSGTRIPRMFKENITEAEIITVLDPLIARWAKEREKDEGFGDFTLRAGIIRPVCDPARDFWQ; this comes from the coding sequence ATGAGTGAAAAATACCCCGATTCACATGTGGTTGAAGGCAAACAGGTCGATGCTGAACGGATGAAAACAGAGAGCGATTATCTGCGCGGCACGATTGCACAGGATTTGCACGATCCGATCACCGGCGGTTTTAGTGGTGATAATTTTCTGTTGATTCGTTTTCATGGCATGTACCAGCAGGATGATCGCGATATTCGCGCCGAGCGGGTAGCGCAGAAACTGGAGCCGCGTCATGCGATGATGCTACGTTGCCGCCTGCCGGGGGGCATCATTAGCGCAAAACAGTGGCAGGCGATAGATAAATTTGCCGCTGAGAATACCCTTTATGGCAGTATTCGTTTGACAAATCGCCAGACCTTACAATTTCACGGTATTCTGAAAAAGAACGTCAAACCGGCGCATCAGATGCTGAATGCGGTAGGACTGGATTCACTGGCGACGGCCAATGACGTCAACCGTAATGTCTTATGCACCTCGAACCCGTTCGAATCGTCATTACATACAGAAGCCTGCGCCTGGGCGCGGAAAATTTCTGAACATCTGTTGCCACGTACCCATTCATATGCCGAAATCTGGCTGGATCAAAAGAAAAGCGCTATCCCCGATAAAGAACCGATCCTTGGCCAGGCATATTTGCCACGTAAGTTTAAAACCACGGTGGTGATCCCTCCGCACAATGATATCGATTTACATGCGAATGATATGAATTTCGTGGCGATTGCTGAAAATGGCAAACTGGTTGGTTTTAACTTGCTGATTGGCGGGGGATTGTCTATCGATCATGGTAACCGGAAAACCTATGCCCGCACTGCCAGCGAGGTCGGTTATCTGCCCCTTGAACATACGCTGGCGGTTGCCGAAGCGGTGGTGACCACCCAGCGGGATTGGGGGAATCGAACGGATCGTAAAAATGCAAAGACTAAGTACACTCTCGAACGTGTCGGACTAGAAACGTTTAAAGCGGAAGTGGAGCGTCGGGCGGGTATGACTTTTGCCCCCATCCGGCCTTATACCTTGACCGATCGCCGTGATCGTATCGGCTGGGTAAAAGGGGTCGATAACGACTGGTATCTGACACTGTTTATTGAGAATGGCCGTATTCTCGATTATCCGGGACGGCCGTTGAAAACCGGATTACTGGAGATCGCCAGAGTGCATCAGGGCGAGTTTCGCATTACCGCCAATCAGAATCTGGTCGTCGCGGGAGTGACAGAAAGTGAAAAGCCCCGGATTGATAAGCTGGCGCGTGATCATGGTCTGCTGAATGCGGTCACGGCACAGCGTGAAAATTCGATGGCTTGTGTCTCTTTTCCCACCTGCCCGCTGGCAATGGCGGAAGCAGAGCGTTTTCTGCCCTCATTTGTCGATAAGATTGAAGCGATTATGCGTCAGCATGACGTGGCTGACGAGTATATTGTATTACGTGTTACCGGTTGTCCAAACGGTTGTGGTCGTGCGTTACTGGCGGAAATTGGCATGATTGGCAAAGCGCCGGGTCGCTATAACCTCTACCTCGGCGGTAACCGTAGCGGAACACGTATTCCACGGATGTTTAAAGAGAATATCACCGAAGCGGAAATCATTACGGTTCTCGATCCGCTCATTGCGCGCTGGGCAAAAGAGCGGGAAAAGGATGAAGGCTTTGGTGATTTTACCCTGCGGGCAGGGATTATCCGACCGGTATGCGATCCGGCGCGGGATTTCTGGCAATAA
- the cysJ gene encoding NADPH-dependent assimilatory sulfite reductase flavoprotein subunit encodes MTIQAPPSLSPPLNPQQISCIQAAINDLTPTQLAWVAGYLWGQLNQPLAAPAQINDSAGITLISASQTGNARRIAEALRDDLLAVPLNVQLINAGDYKFKQIADEKRLIIVTSTQGEGEPPEEAIPFYKFLFSKKAPALTDTAFAVFGLGDTSYPLFCQAGKTFDHRLEELGGERMLARVDADVEYQAIAAEWRARIVEKLAAQLPVSRSVSNATVQHVSPNLYSKASPLTATLTVNQKITGRNSQKDVRHIEIDLADSGLCYQPGDALGVWYQNDPALVRELMALLALTGDESVNVAGQSMPLAQALEQHYELTVNSAMLVERYATLSGSESLLSLLTDKTQRQHYAASTPLVDMVRSAPVSLDADALISLLRPLTPRLYSIASSQAEVGNEVHLTVGVVRYQVAGRQRAGGASSFLADRLAEEGEVRIFVEKNDHFRLPADPQTPVIMIGSGTGIAPFRAFMQQRAAEGAKGGNWLFFGNPHFTEDFLYQVEWQRDVKAGLLTRIDLAWSRDQQQKIYVQHKLREQGAELWRWIQQGAHIYVCGDANHMAKDVEQALRDVVAESGAMDAEAADEFLTGLRAAHRYQRDVY; translated from the coding sequence ATGACGATACAGGCCCCTCCTTCTCTATCGCCACCGCTTAATCCGCAACAAATATCATGCATTCAGGCGGCGATAAATGATTTAACGCCCACTCAGCTTGCCTGGGTGGCGGGTTATCTCTGGGGACAGTTAAATCAGCCACTCGCTGCGCCTGCTCAGATAAACGATAGTGCAGGCATAACGCTTATTTCGGCATCGCAGACCGGTAATGCCCGCCGGATAGCGGAAGCATTGCGTGATGATTTATTAGCTGTACCCTTAAATGTGCAATTGATAAATGCCGGAGACTATAAATTTAAGCAGATAGCGGACGAAAAACGGCTGATTATTGTCACCTCGACACAAGGCGAAGGTGAACCTCCAGAAGAGGCGATACCTTTTTATAAATTCTTGTTTTCGAAAAAGGCGCCTGCGCTGACCGATACCGCTTTTGCCGTATTTGGCTTAGGCGATACCTCTTACCCGCTATTCTGCCAGGCGGGGAAAACCTTTGATCACCGTCTCGAGGAGTTGGGTGGCGAGCGGATGCTGGCGCGCGTGGATGCCGATGTTGAATACCAAGCCATTGCGGCAGAATGGCGTGCCCGTATCGTGGAGAAGCTGGCCGCGCAACTTCCCGTCTCCCGGTCGGTCAGCAATGCGACGGTACAGCATGTTAGCCCCAACCTTTACAGCAAAGCGTCACCGCTGACGGCCACCCTGACGGTGAATCAGAAAATTACCGGGCGTAATTCACAAAAAGATGTCCGTCATATTGAAATTGATCTTGCCGATTCTGGTTTGTGCTATCAGCCCGGTGATGCGCTGGGTGTGTGGTATCAAAATGATCCGGCGTTAGTGCGTGAACTGATGGCGTTACTCGCGCTGACAGGTGATGAGTCGGTCAACGTGGCAGGACAATCGATGCCACTGGCGCAAGCGCTGGAGCAGCATTATGAACTGACGGTGAATAGCGCCATGCTGGTGGAGCGTTACGCGACGCTGAGCGGCAGTGAATCGCTGTTGTCATTATTAACGGATAAAACGCAACGGCAACATTATGCGGCCTCCACGCCGTTGGTCGATATGGTGCGTAGCGCTCCGGTATCTCTGGATGCTGATGCGCTCATCAGCCTGCTACGCCCACTGACGCCGCGTCTTTACTCTATCGCCTCCTCGCAGGCCGAAGTCGGTAACGAAGTCCATCTGACCGTGGGGGTGGTGCGTTATCAAGTGGCGGGTCGCCAGCGGGCGGGGGGGGCTTCCAGCTTTCTGGCGGATCGTCTGGCAGAAGAAGGGGAGGTGCGCATCTTTGTCGAAAAGAATGATCATTTCCGCCTGCCTGCCGACCCGCAGACACCGGTAATTATGATCGGTTCCGGGACAGGGATTGCGCCATTCCGTGCGTTTATGCAGCAACGGGCAGCGGAAGGGGCGAAGGGCGGGAACTGGCTGTTTTTTGGTAATCCGCATTTTACCGAGGATTTCCTCTATCAGGTTGAGTGGCAACGTGACGTCAAAGCAGGTTTGCTGACCCGCATCGATCTGGCCTGGTCACGCGATCAACAGCAAAAAATCTATGTTCAGCATAAGTTACGCGAACAGGGGGCTGAGTTGTGGCGCTGGATCCAGCAGGGTGCCCATATTTATGTTTGTGGTGATGCCAACCATATGGCGAAGGATGTTGAGCAGGCGTTACGGGATGTGGTGGCTGAGTCTGGCGCGATGGATGCCGAGGCGGCAGATGAGTTTTTAACCGGGTTGCGCGCGGCGCACCGTTATCAGCGGGATGTCTATTAA
- the eno gene encoding phosphopyruvate hydratase yields the protein MSKIVKVIGREIIDSRGNPTVEAEVHLEGGFVGMAAAPSGASTGSREALELRDGDKSRFMGKGVLKAVAAVNGPIAQALTGKDANDQAGIDKIMIDLDGTENKSKFGANAILAVSLANAKAAAASKGQPLYEYIAELNGTPGQYSMPVPMMNIINGGEHADNNVDIQEFMIQPVGAKSLKEAVRMGSEVFHHLAKVLKAKGMNTAVGDEGGYAPNLASNAEALEVIAEAVKAAGYELGKDITLAMDCASSEFYKDGKYVLAGEGNKAFTSEEFTHFLEDLTKQYPIVSIEDGQDESDWSGFAYQTKVLGDKIQLVGDDLFVTNTKILKEGIEKGIANSILIKFNQIGTLSETLAAIKMAKDAGYTAVISHRSGETEDATIADLAVGTAAGQIKTGSMSRSDRVAKYNQLIRIEEALGEKAPYNGRKEIKGQA from the coding sequence ATGTCTAAAATCGTTAAAGTTATCGGTCGTGAAATCATCGATTCCCGTGGAAATCCGACGGTTGAAGCCGAAGTTCACCTTGAAGGTGGCTTCGTCGGGATGGCGGCCGCGCCATCAGGTGCTTCTACCGGTTCCCGTGAAGCGCTGGAACTGCGTGATGGTGACAAATCCCGTTTTATGGGTAAAGGCGTGCTTAAAGCGGTCGCTGCAGTGAATGGCCCGATCGCCCAGGCGCTGACTGGCAAAGATGCTAACGATCAGGCAGGCATTGATAAGATCATGATCGATCTCGATGGCACAGAAAACAAATCCAAATTTGGTGCTAACGCGATCCTCGCGGTCTCTCTGGCTAACGCCAAAGCCGCTGCCGCGTCCAAAGGGCAGCCACTGTATGAATACATTGCTGAACTGAATGGCACGCCAGGTCAGTATTCCATGCCCGTTCCGATGATGAACATTATCAACGGCGGTGAGCATGCTGATAACAACGTTGATATTCAGGAATTTATGATCCAGCCAGTCGGTGCGAAATCACTGAAAGAAGCGGTACGTATGGGATCGGAAGTCTTCCACCACCTGGCAAAAGTGCTGAAAGCGAAAGGCATGAATACCGCTGTCGGTGATGAAGGTGGCTACGCACCGAATCTTGCTTCGAACGCAGAAGCCCTGGAAGTAATCGCCGAAGCGGTCAAAGCTGCCGGTTATGAACTGGGGAAAGATATTACCCTGGCGATGGACTGCGCATCCTCAGAGTTTTATAAAGATGGTAAATATGTTCTGGCCGGTGAAGGTAATAAAGCCTTTACTTCGGAAGAATTTACTCATTTCCTTGAAGACCTGACCAAACAGTATCCGATCGTTTCGATCGAAGATGGCCAGGATGAATCTGACTGGAGCGGTTTCGCCTATCAGACTAAGGTTCTGGGCGATAAAATCCAGCTGGTCGGTGATGACCTGTTCGTGACCAATACTAAGATCCTGAAAGAAGGGATTGAAAAGGGTATCGCTAACTCGATCCTGATTAAATTCAACCAGATCGGTACACTGAGTGAAACGCTGGCAGCGATTAAAATGGCGAAAGATGCGGGCTACACTGCCGTTATCTCTCACCGTTCCGGTGAAACCGAAGATGCGACCATCGCTGATCTGGCGGTAGGTACAGCGGCAGGACAGATTAAAACCGGTTCAATGAGCCGTTCTGATCGTGTGGCGAAATACAATCAGCTGATTCGCATTGAAGAAGCGCTGGGTGAAAAAGCTCCCTACAATGGCCGTAAAGAGATCAAAGGTCAGGCATAA
- the cas3 gene encoding CRISPR-associated helicase Cas3': MSFFDYWGKTRRGEQGGGDDYHLLCWHSLDVAAMGYKMVEHNIYGLATYLQRAGLTCPQQAGQFFAWLLCWHDIGKFARSFQQLYTDHDLPVPAGSRQHYEKISHSALGYWLWQSDLSDIAELLPSASFPHRQQRRVMEIWMPVVTGHHGRPPESYDEVNNFLPDDREAAHDFLMEIKTLFPLITLPDCWGEEEGMAPIKNLSWPLSALVVLADWIGSASHFFPRVARQMSVEVYWQQALAQAERAITVFPRPAAVAPFAGFHALFPFIQHPTPLQQKVLDLTINHHGPQLFILEDVTGAGKTEAALTLTHRLMAADKAQGLFLGLPTMATANAMYDRLAQNGLAFYQPDSHPSLILAHSARSLMNRFNQAFQAGELAGSEEPDDETPDSLGCAAWFADSNKKALLADIGIGTLDQAMMAVMAFKHSNLRQLGLSRKILLADEIHAYDAYMGRILEELIKKQARDGNTTILLSATLSQQQRDRLIAAFARGAESTIQAPLLGLDDYPWLTQATATAVISQRVETRKAVERSVKVAWLHDELVCLDRIEQAARQGKCIAWIRNSVDDAVKSYRQLIARGVVPVADTLLFHSRFAFCDRQRIESSTLLWFGKQSGMQRSGKVVIATQVIEQSLDIDLDEMISDLAPIDLLIQRAGRLQRHLRDDQGQVKTQGPDEREAPVLQILAPAWSATPQEDWLVSAMRNSAYVYPDHSCLWLTQQVLRQQGAIRMPQAARLLIESVYGDDVVKPEGLVKSSARQEGKYYCDRAFADQQMLNFTTNYSSQSGNFMADHLSTRLAEESVSLWLAKMIEGQPVPYASGDLGWEMSLLRVRKSWWEKHKTEFEQLTGDALQQWCLAQHQNPKFAIVLVISDAPQCGYSAREGLIGQ, from the coding sequence ATGTCTTTTTTTGATTACTGGGGAAAAACCCGTCGTGGCGAGCAGGGGGGCGGTGATGATTACCATCTTCTGTGCTGGCATTCGCTGGATGTCGCGGCGATGGGTTATAAAATGGTGGAGCATAATATCTATGGCCTGGCGACTTATTTACAGCGTGCTGGCTTAACCTGCCCGCAGCAGGCCGGACAATTTTTTGCCTGGCTTTTATGCTGGCATGATATCGGTAAGTTTGCCCGCTCTTTTCAGCAGTTATACACCGATCATGATCTGCCGGTGCCTGCCGGTAGCCGACAACATTATGAGAAGATTTCCCATTCCGCTCTCGGCTACTGGCTATGGCAGTCTGATTTGAGTGATATTGCTGAACTTCTGCCCTCCGCTTCTTTCCCTCACCGGCAACAGCGGCGGGTGATGGAGATATGGATGCCAGTGGTAACCGGACATCATGGTCGTCCACCGGAAAGTTATGATGAAGTGAATAATTTTCTGCCTGACGACAGAGAGGCCGCCCATGACTTTCTGATGGAGATCAAAACGCTCTTTCCGTTAATAACGCTGCCTGATTGCTGGGGCGAAGAGGAAGGCATGGCGCCGATTAAAAACCTCTCCTGGCCACTTTCCGCGCTGGTGGTTCTGGCAGACTGGATCGGTTCGGCGAGCCACTTTTTCCCGCGCGTCGCTCGCCAAATGTCGGTAGAAGTCTACTGGCAGCAGGCACTGGCGCAAGCGGAGCGGGCGATAACGGTATTTCCACGCCCGGCGGCGGTAGCGCCTTTTGCCGGGTTCCATGCACTGTTTCCGTTTATTCAGCATCCCACCCCGTTACAACAGAAAGTGCTGGATCTGACGATAAATCATCACGGACCACAGCTCTTTATTCTGGAAGATGTGACGGGAGCCGGAAAAACCGAGGCGGCGCTGACACTGACACATCGGCTGATGGCGGCAGATAAGGCGCAGGGGCTGTTTTTGGGTTTGCCGACTATGGCAACCGCCAATGCCATGTACGATCGTCTGGCCCAAAATGGACTGGCATTTTACCAGCCGGACAGTCATCCCAGTCTGATACTGGCACACAGTGCGCGTAGTTTAATGAATCGTTTTAACCAGGCGTTCCAGGCGGGAGAACTGGCAGGCTCAGAAGAGCCGGATGATGAGACCCCGGATAGCCTGGGGTGTGCCGCATGGTTTGCCGACAGCAATAAAAAAGCGTTACTGGCGGATATCGGTATTGGCACACTCGATCAGGCGATGATGGCGGTGATGGCGTTCAAACACAGTAATCTGCGGCAACTGGGGTTGAGCCGTAAAATTTTGCTGGCGGATGAAATCCATGCTTATGATGCCTATATGGGACGTATTTTAGAGGAATTAATTAAAAAACAGGCTCGTGATGGCAACACCACGATCCTGCTTTCCGCCACTCTGTCTCAGCAACAACGGGATCGGCTGATTGCCGCTTTTGCACGCGGAGCGGAGAGCACTATTCAGGCACCGCTACTGGGGCTGGATGACTACCCCTGGCTGACACAGGCGACGGCGACAGCGGTGATTTCCCAGCGGGTTGAGACGCGCAAAGCGGTGGAGCGCAGTGTTAAGGTCGCCTGGTTGCATGATGAGTTAGTGTGTCTGGATCGTATCGAACAGGCCGCCAGGCAGGGAAAGTGTATCGCCTGGATACGTAACTCGGTGGATGATGCGGTGAAGAGTTATCGTCAGCTTATCGCCCGTGGCGTGGTACCGGTAGCGGATACGTTGTTATTTCACAGCCGATTTGCTTTTTGCGATCGCCAGCGAATAGAGTCCAGCACCCTATTATGGTTCGGTAAACAGAGTGGAATGCAGCGTAGCGGAAAAGTTGTGATCGCCACTCAGGTGATCGAGCAGAGCCTTGACATTGATCTCGATGAGATGATCAGCGATTTAGCGCCGATCGATCTGCTTATCCAGCGTGCCGGACGTCTGCAGCGTCATCTGCGTGATGATCAGGGGCAGGTAAAAACACAGGGCCCGGATGAACGTGAGGCACCGGTATTGCAGATCCTCGCCCCAGCGTGGAGTGCGACGCCGCAGGAGGATTGGTTAGTCAGCGCGATGCGTAATAGTGCCTATGTCTATCCGGATCATAGCTGCCTGTGGCTGACCCAGCAGGTATTGCGGCAGCAGGGGGCGATCCGTATGCCACAGGCTGCCCGTTTATTGATTGAGTCTGTGTACGGTGATGATGTCGTTAAGCCGGAAGGGTTGGTCAAAAGCAGTGCCAGACAGGAGGGAAAATACTATTGCGATCGCGCCTTTGCTGACCAGCAGATGCTGAATTTTACGACCAATTATAGTAGTCAGAGTGGTAACTTTATGGCTGATCATCTCTCTACCCGTCTGGCGGAAGAGTCTGTTAGCCTGTGGCTGGCCAAAATGATCGAGGGGCAGCCCGTTCCTTATGCTTCAGGTGACCTTGGCTGGGAGATGAGCCTGTTACGGGTACGTAAAAGCTGGTGGGAAAAACACAAGACAGAGTTTGAGCAGCTCACCGGTGATGCCCTTCAGCAGTGGTGTCTTGCACAGCATCAGAACCCGAAGTTTGCTATTGTGCTGGTGATATCAGACGCGCCGCAATGCGGTTATTCAGCCCGTGAAGGATTGATCGGGCAGTGA
- the cysH gene encoding phosphoadenosine phosphosulfate reductase: MSVLSLNMLQALSKEEQVRALAETNQQLAQQSAEERVSWALENLPGEYVLSSSFGIQAAVSLHLVNQLCPGIPVILTDTGYLFAQTYQFIDELTDKLHLNLNVFRAKESAAWQEARYGKLWEQGIAGIEKYNQINKVEPMNRALQQLGAQTWFAGLRREQSASRAHLPVLSVQRGVFKVLPIIDWDNRTVYQYLQQHGLHYHPLWEQGYLSVGDTHTSRKWQLGMSEEETRFFGLKRECGLHEN; encoded by the coding sequence ATGTCGGTATTGAGTCTTAATATGTTACAGGCACTCTCAAAAGAAGAGCAGGTAAGGGCGCTGGCAGAAACCAATCAGCAACTGGCACAGCAAAGTGCCGAAGAGCGAGTGAGCTGGGCGCTGGAGAACTTGCCGGGTGAATATGTGCTCTCCTCCAGTTTTGGGATTCAGGCGGCGGTCAGTTTGCATCTGGTCAATCAGCTCTGTCCGGGTATTCCGGTGATCCTCACTGACACCGGTTATCTGTTTGCCCAAACCTATCAGTTTATTGATGAGTTAACCGATAAGCTACATCTTAACCTGAACGTTTTCCGCGCGAAGGAAAGTGCCGCCTGGCAGGAGGCACGTTATGGCAAGCTGTGGGAGCAGGGGATTGCCGGTATTGAGAAATATAATCAGATCAACAAAGTCGAGCCAATGAATCGGGCATTACAGCAACTCGGCGCGCAAACCTGGTTTGCCGGCCTGCGTCGGGAGCAGTCTGCCAGCCGGGCACATCTGCCGGTGTTGTCTGTCCAGCGTGGGGTTTTTAAAGTGCTGCCGATTATCGACTGGGATAATCGTACCGTGTATCAGTATCTGCAACAGCACGGTCTGCACTATCACCCCTTATGGGAGCAGGGCTATCTTTCAGTCGGTGATACACATACCAGCCGAAAATGGCAACTGGGTATGTCAGAAGAAGAGACCCGTTTTTTTGGCCTGAAGCGGGAATGTGGCTTGCATGAGAATTAA
- the potE gene encoding putrescine-ornithine antiporter produces the protein MSKPSANKMSVTQLTILTMVNMMGSGIIMLPTKLAEVGTISIISWLVTAVGSMALAWAFAKCGMFSHKPGGMGGYAEYVFGKSGNFMANYTYAVSLLIANVAIAISAVGYGTALFDASLSPVQIGLTTIGVLWICTIANFGGARITGQISSVTVWGVIIPVVGLSVIGWFWFSPTMYANAWNPHDVPFFSAVGSSIAMTLWAFLGLESACANADSVDNPERNVPIAVLGGTLGAAMIYIVSTNVIAGIVPNMDLAHSTAPFGLAFAQIFTPEIGKVVMALMIMSCCGSLLGWQFTIAQVFKSSSDEKYFPKIFSRVTQANAPIQGMLIIVVIQSGLALMTISPSLSKQFDVLVNLAVVTNIIPYVLSMAAVAIIQKQANVPDSKARNTTFIAFIGAMYSFYALYSAGEDAMLYGSIVTFFGWTLYGFISPRFELIKKQG, from the coding sequence ATGAGTAAACCTAGCGCAAATAAAATGAGTGTCACCCAGCTCACCATATTGACGATGGTGAATATGATGGGTTCCGGGATCATCATGCTACCCACTAAGCTGGCTGAAGTGGGGACTATCTCGATTATCTCCTGGCTGGTGACAGCCGTCGGTTCTATGGCACTGGCCTGGGCCTTTGCCAAATGCGGTATGTTTAGCCACAAACCCGGCGGCATGGGCGGCTACGCGGAGTATGTATTCGGTAAATCCGGCAACTTTATGGCGAACTATACTTACGCGGTTTCGCTGTTAATTGCCAACGTCGCAATTGCTATCTCCGCGGTCGGCTACGGTACAGCGTTGTTTGATGCCAGCCTGTCACCAGTACAAATTGGCCTGACGACTATTGGTGTACTGTGGATCTGTACCATCGCCAATTTTGGTGGTGCGCGCATTACCGGGCAAATCAGTAGCGTTACCGTCTGGGGTGTGATTATCCCGGTGGTGGGCTTATCTGTTATTGGCTGGTTCTGGTTCAGTCCGACCATGTATGCCAACGCATGGAACCCGCATGATGTGCCATTCTTCAGCGCTGTCGGCTCTTCCATTGCCATGACGTTATGGGCTTTCCTCGGTCTGGAATCTGCCTGTGCTAACGCTGATTCCGTGGATAATCCGGAACGTAATGTGCCTATTGCTGTTCTGGGGGGCACACTGGGTGCAGCTATGATTTACATTGTCTCAACCAATGTGATCGCCGGGATTGTGCCCAATATGGATCTGGCTCACTCGACTGCGCCGTTTGGCCTGGCGTTTGCCCAGATATTTACCCCGGAAATTGGTAAAGTCGTCATGGCATTAATGATCATGTCCTGCTGTGGATCACTGCTTGGCTGGCAGTTCACGATTGCCCAGGTGTTTAAATCATCATCTGATGAAAAATATTTTCCCAAAATATTCTCCCGGGTCACCCAGGCCAATGCACCGATTCAGGGCATGCTGATCATCGTGGTTATTCAGAGCGGATTAGCGCTGATGACCATCAGTCCTTCCCTGAGTAAACAGTTCGATGTTCTGGTAAACCTGGCGGTTGTCACCAATATCATTCCTTATGTTCTGTCGATGGCCGCAGTGGCTATTATTCAGAAACAAGCGAATGTTCCTGACAGCAAAGCCAGAAATACCACCTTCATTGCTTTCATCGGCGCGATGTATAGTTTTTATGCACTCTACTCCGCGGGTGAAGATGCGATGCTGTATGGTTCTATCGTGACTTTCTTCGGCTGGACATTGTATGGTTTTATCTCTCCCCGTTTTGAATTGATCAAAAAACAGGGATAA
- a CDS encoding GhoT/OrtT family toxin, which yields MTLLPIIAIIYAVMALVSAVIIWFLTAADSKQMRLLASVLIGITWPISLPVALFFSLIRV from the coding sequence ATGACTTTATTACCCATTATTGCGATCATTTATGCTGTTATGGCGCTGGTATCGGCGGTAATCATCTGGTTTCTGACGGCCGCAGATAGCAAACAGATGCGCCTGCTGGCCTCTGTTCTGATCGGGATAACGTGGCCAATCAGCCTGCCGGTGGCTCTGTTTTTTTCCCTTATCAGAGTATGA